One Anopheles marshallii chromosome 3, idAnoMarsDA_429_01, whole genome shotgun sequence genomic region harbors:
- the LOC128713392 gene encoding protein real-time, whose translation MVQKYESPVRIYKYPFELVVAAYERRFPTCPQMPIVLDCEIVEDNLYDNGARRDTKRRCKIAVEAPYLIKKIIGVDVVFFIQKNFLDMKTRTLNIEATNESFATRVEIFEKCRYYAHPENPDWTCFDQTATLDIKNFFGIEHSMEKMGMKQYTQTTLKGKEIIEFFVNELKQEGITHVERQVDEMENSTTPVTNATPPEKPPLCRDNSILDADYIAKYLGQLTPLQESKLVQLRKRFEHGTSEHPEPDYQTLLRFLRARDFSIDKATAMLQESLQWRKEHRIDDILGEYKTPAVVEKYFPGGWHHHDKDGRPLYILRLGTMDVKGLLKSVGEDELLKLTLHICEEGLKLMKEATKLYGKPIWNWCLLVDLDGLSMRHLWRPGVKALLRIIETVEKNYPETMGRVLIVRAPRVFPVLWTIVSTFIDENTRSKFLFFGGPDCMHAEDGIEQYIDTDKIPSFLGGSCSTLIHEGGLVPKHLYKSESIEENNGAIHAHDHHGLYKAVDLKPGQLFELLIRNADPKSVLTWDFEVLKNDTLFAVYHTEKELEQSGNDDFSSVFDMPDFKEGANYKKIEQSVKCRPKEGVQGSHEMVSTGTYVLQWMCPPSCDGPAQLMYFHEILSSANYKGSMTSLQSGFSSNSLQSR comes from the exons atggTGCAAAAGTATGAATCTCCCGTCAGGATCTACAAATATCCTTTCGAGCTGGTTGTGGCG GCCTATGAACGTCGCTTCCCTACCTGCCCGCAGATGCCGATCGTGCTGGACTGCGAGATTGTCGAGGACAACCTGTACGACAATGGTGCGCGCCGGGATACGAAGCGCCGGTGCAAGATCGCGGTCGAGGCGCCCTATCTCATCAAAAAGATCATCGGCGTCGATGTGGTGTTCTTCATCCAGAAGAATTTCCTCGACATGAAGACGCGCACGCTAAACATTGAGGCAACGAACGAATCGTTCGCCACGCGGGTGGAAATCTTCGAAAAGTGCCGCTACTATGCGCACCCGGAAAATCCCGACTGGACGTGCTTCGATCAGACGGCCACGCTGGACATAAAGAACTTTTTCGGCATCGAACATTCGATGGAAAAAATGGGCATGAAGCAGTACACCCAGACAACGCTGAAGGGCAAAGAAATCATTGAGTTTTTCGTCAACGAGCTCAAGCAGGAGGGCATCACGCACGTGGAAAGGCAAGTAGAT GAGATGGAAAATTCTACAACCCCCGTCACCAATGCGACACCACCGGAAAAGCCACCGCTGTGTCGCGATAATTCCATCCTGGACGCGGACTACATCGCGAAATATCTTGGCCAGCTGACACCGCTGCAGGAATCGAAGCTGGTACAGTTGCGCAAACGCTTCGAGCACGGGACGTCCGAACATCCGGAACCGGACTATCAGACGCTGTTACGGTTTTTGCGTGCGCGAGACTTCAGCATCGATAAGGCCACCGCCATGCTGCAGGAATCGCTGCAGTGGCGCAAGGAGCACCGCATTGACGACATTCTTGGCGAGTACAAAACGCCGGCCGTGGTGGAAAAGTACTTCCCGGGCGGTTGGCACCACCACGATAAGGATGGGCGACCTTTGTACATACTCCGGCTCGGAACGATGGACGTCAAAGGATTGCTAAAGTCGGTCGGTGAAGATGAGCTGCTGAAATTG ACGCTGCATATTTGCGAGGAAGGCTTGAAGTTGATGAAGGAAGCGACCAAGCTGTACGGCAAGCCGATCTGGAACTGGTGCCTGCTGGTCGATCTGGACGGGCTGTCGATGCGCCACTTGTGGCGTCCGGGTGTGAAGGCCCTGCTACGCATCATCGAAACAGTCGAGAAAAACTACCCGGAAACAATGGGCCGTGTGTTGATCGTGCGGGCACCGCGAGTTTTTCCCGTCCTGTGGACCATCGTCAGTACCTTCATCG ATGAAAACACACGCTCGAAGTTTCTGTTCTTCGGTGGACCCGATTGTATGCACGCGGAAGATGGTATTGAGCAGTACATCGATACGGACAAGATTCCCAGCTTTTTAGGCGGATCGTGCAGT ACATTGATCCACGAAGGAGGTTTGGTGCCGAAGCATCTCTACAAGTCGGAATCGATCGAGGAAAACAACGGCGCAATCCATGCGCACGATCATCACGGCCTTTACAAAGCGGTAGATCTAAAGCCGGGCCAACTGTTCGAGCTCCTCATTCGCAACGCGGACCCCAAAAGTGTTCTCACCTGGGATTTTGAGGTGCTGAAAAATGATACCCTGTTTGCCGTTTATCACACCGAAAAGGAACTGGAGCAAAGTGGAAATG atGACTTTTCCTCCGTGTTTGATATGCCTGACTTTAAGGAAGGAGCTAATTATAAGAAAATTGAGCAAAGCGTTAAGTGTCGGCCAAAAGAAGGCGTTCAG GGATCGCACGAAATGGTATCCACCGGCACATACGTCCTGCAATGGATGTGTCCACCGTCCTGTGACGGACCTGCTCAACTGATGTATTTCCACGAAATTCTCAGCTCGGCGAACTACAAAGGTTCGATGACTAGTCTACAGTCGGGATTCTCCTCAAACAGCTTGCAATCTCGATGA